Proteins encoded in a region of the Salvelinus fontinalis isolate EN_2023a chromosome 17, ASM2944872v1, whole genome shotgun sequence genome:
- the LOC129814516 gene encoding uncharacterized protein LOC129814516, whose amino-acid sequence MPYHPIPAPTNPDQPIPVLTNPYQPIPAPTNPYRPPTNPYRPPTNPYRPPTNPYRPPPTHTGPYQPIPAPTGPYRPRPTPTGPYRPLPTHTGPDQPIPAPTDPYQPIPVPTDPYRSRPTHTGTDRPLPTHTGPIPAPYRPRPTPTGPDRPIPATYRPPTDPIPAPTNPYRPRPTHTGQRPAPYRPLPDPASPYRPIPTYIFRHDL is encoded by the coding sequence ATGCCTTACCATCCCATACCGGCCCCGACCAACCCCGACCAACCCATACCGGTCCTGACCAACCCCTACCAACCCATACCGGCCCCTACCAACCCATACCGGCCCCCGACCAACCCATACCGGCCCCCGACCAACCCATACCGGCCCCCGACCAACCCATACCGGCCCCCACCAACCCATACCGGCCCCTACCAACCCATACCGGCCCCGACCGGCCCCTACCGACCTCGACCGACCCCTACCGGCCCCTACCGACCCCTACCAACCCATACCGGTCCCGACCAACCCATACCGGCCCCGACCGACCCCTACCAACCCATACCGGTCCCGACCGACCCATACCGGTCCCGACCGACCCATACCGGCACCGACCGACCCCTACCGACCCATACCGGGCCCATACCGGCCCCCTACCGACCCCGACCGACCCCTACCGGCCCCGACCGACCCATACCGGCCACCTACCGACCCCCGACCGACCCCATACCGGCCCCTACCAACCCATACCGGCCCCGACCGACCCATACCGGCCAACGACCGGCCCCCTACCGACCCCTGCCGGACCCTGCCAGCCCATACCGACCCATACCAACCTATATCTTCAGGCATGACTTGTGA